The Hevea brasiliensis isolate MT/VB/25A 57/8 chromosome 1, ASM3005281v1, whole genome shotgun sequence DNA segment tacttgggcaactgaaATAAGACTTAATAAATTATAACCCGATAATGAACACATAATCTAATAAAAGTTATACTATTATGAACAATTATCATAAATTCATTCTGCATGAAATGATATTATAatatctgcatatttatttatttagtttatttttattttatattggcaccactaagctgtattgcttagggcttcgcttttgcaatgcgtaggtactggtaagactgatagagagcctagtagacctcaGACTTGGTGAGCGTTCGGATCTGCATAGTGTACAATGTCACCACTTCTGTAGTGTTCTTGGTAAGACTCTAGGATTTTGttctgtattttgtattttgtattttgtacttagaTTTTCATTTCGCCATGTGAATTGTAAACTCCTGTAACTAATGCAAATTATGTAATTAACGAgatttctatattttatttttgaaatttgagtatgaattttgtttatatatgaaattatgatttgcaataTTGGGATTTGATGAAAATTAGTTAAAGttgattggagttgagatttaaaGAATATATTGGAAGGATTTTTTTAGCAGGTTcccaagaactgttttctcaatttttagtcggcactctgtcggattttttgtaaaatttttagaatcccaaataaattcaaaatttcaataaatggcataAACTTCAGTTAGGggcttttaataaataaattaaaaactagaaattgaaataagataagataagatgctccggcacactgtgtgacatgtcttgctcagttacactgtagataggtaaggggtgttactagtggtatcagagcacggtttaggtgtttctagtTCTATATAGAGTtcgtaccatgcattgcatttgtaagagttgaggcgacactaatgcagatctatttttctTTGATTGTTTTGGTTAGCATATGGACCCGACATCGCAGAGAGTGGTTGAGGAAGAGGTGCAGAGCCATGCTCCACCCATGGCTGAtgctggaggcaggggagaacctgctccactagctgCTGAAGCACCTGTACAGCCTCAATTTGCCctctttcagcaaatgactgaattctaccggtaGATGATGAGGGTTATCCCACACCACAGCCACAGCCGcaacctccaccaccaccacagaAGTCCTATTTGGAGAAACTAAGAAAATATGGGGTTGTGGATTTcctgggaaagaaagaagatgacccgGTGGCAGCTGAAAATTGGCTAGATAGAATGGGAAGGATGTTAAGACAACTCCACTACACCCTAGAGCAAAATCTAGAGGGTGCTATGTCCctgcttcaggatgatgcatactagTGGTGGGACATAGTATCGAGGGAGATGAAACCAGAGCAGATCACATGGGAGTTTTTTCTttcagagttcagaaagaaatacatcagtagTGTGtacttagaaaagaaaagaagagaattcatcagtttgaggcagagacaactgatagtggcagaatatgagcgtgaatttgtcagattgagtcaGTATGGCAGGGAAATAGTACCCACAGAAGCTAAAAGGTGTAGAAGATTCGAAGAAGGgttgaatgacaacatcaagattatGATAACAGCTTAAGGGATTTCAGATTTTGCAAAACTGGTGGCACCTGCACTGAAAGTAGCAAGAGTCAGAATTAATGAGCAGAATAGAAgggagagacaacagaagagagGTCCGGGTTAGACCAGTGCATCCTCTACTCCTagtaagaagttcagaggtcctctTACCTAGATTActagtcagccacaaggtcagggccagTTCCAAAGGCCCAGATCTTAGTTCATAgcgaggagaggctagtccacaccatcagtgagtAGCTCTTCAGCGACAgcgtttaggggaccagccccagtaaTCTCTTCAGCGTGTCCATACTgccaaaagtggcataagggggaatgttcaTGAGTGACTATGGGATACTTTCAGTGTGGGTCTATAAAGCATCAGATCAGAGATTGCCCAAGGAGGACTAATATAACTACTCCAGCATCggcagataggcctgcccctacagctcaaaggggtagaaggctgggtaaatctgaggtagctggtacatcacagaggccagAAATAGAGTCAATTGAGAAGCCAGAGGCTAGGGCACCTACAAGGgcgtatgccatgagagctccaATGGAGCAAGACGCTccagacatcatcaggggtatgttctctctCTATGACATACCTTTGCAtgtattagtggatccaggatccacacatTTATACATCTGCATCGAGTTACCCATGAAAAGGGGAattcaagtagaggaaagtgaccaagacatatTGGTCACAAACCCACTAGAGCATAGTGTGGTGGTAAATAGAGTGTGCAAAGGTTTCCCATTCAGGATTCAGGGGTATAAGTTctcggcagacctgattgaattgcctttccatgagtttgacttgATCTTGGGAatagattggttgtcacgtcatcaggcaatagtggatTGTAGATTAAagaggattacattgaaaactccTGAAAATGATGAGATAACAGTTATAGGGGAAAGGGCAGATTTTTttgtctaatgtcatcttagccactgttgcaagaagactgataaggaagggttgtgaagcctacctagcacatgtggttgataccagaAAGGCTAGATCTAGTCTTCAGGACATTCCTACGGTGAATGACTTCCCTGAAGAATTacttagtttaccaccagaaaggaaagtagaATTTGCTATTAAGGTATTGCTGGGTAACGTGCCaatctccattgctccttataggatggcacccactgaactgaaggagctgaaaatctagttgcaggagttgttggataaggggttcatacgccccagtgtgtcatagtggggagctctggtgctgttTATGAAAAAGAagtatgggactttgaggttatgcattgactactggcagttaaacaaagtaactatgaagaacaagtatccattaccaagaattgatgatctatttgatcaattgaagggagcaggcatattttccaagattgatctcagatcagggtatcatcagctgagggttaaggatgcagatgtgcctaagactgcatttaggactcaGTATGGGCACTAGGAATTCCTGGTAATGCCGTTTggattgacaaatgcaccagtagatttcatagaccttatgaatcgtatcttccatccatacttagatctgtttgtagtggtcttcattgatgatatgcTAGAGTATTCTAAGAatagagaagaacatgatgagcatttgaggattgttttgcaaactctgagagagaagaaactgtatgctaagttgtccaagtgtgacttctggttgagtgagatctcctttcttggacatatagtatcagctgatgggattagagtagatctcaagaagattgaagcagtgatggaatggaagtctcttagaaatgcaactgaagtcagaagcttcttggggctagctggttatTATAAAAGGTTTATGAAGgggttttccctgatagctgctccactaACCAAGTTGCTACAtaaaaatgtcagatttgactggaatgacaagtgtcaggccagttttgagaggttgaaggttaTGTTGACAGGGGCGCTAGCATTAACACAGCCAATATCTAGGAAggattttgtggtctacagtgatgcctcatatAATGGGCtaaggtgtgttttgatgcaagagggaaaagtggttACCTATGCTTCaaggtagttaaggccacataaacagaactaccctactcatgatctggagctagcagtgattatatttgcactgaagatatggaggcattacttgtatggggaaaagtgttacatttacacagaccacaaaagtctaaaatatttgccaacccagaaggagctcaaccttagatagaggtggtagattgagtttctgaaggactatgactgtgtgattgactaccatcctaggaagcaaatgtagttgttaatgccttgagcagaaagtccattacAGTattgagatctttgaatgcctgtttgtccttagctcatgatgaagctattttggctgagttgtaagtaaggccaaacttgctacaatagatttaggatgggcagaaggtagatgagaagctaatagtTATAACGGGAAAAATCCCAGAAGGGAAAGAAATTaattatgaggtaaaagcagatggtgtttgtactacaaaggaaaagtgtgtgtaccagataatggggaattgaagaccagcatTCTGAAAGAGGTACACAccaatgtttatgctatgcacccaggaagcacaaaaaatgtaccatgatctgaagcctcactactggtggcctagtatgaagaaggacatagctgactatgtaactagatgcttgacatttCAGCAAGTCAATGTAGAATATCAAGCtctatcaggtttgttacagcccattagcatacctgaatggaaatgggatcgggtcaccatggattttgttaatGGCTTACCTTTCACCCAAAAGAAACATGAtacaatatgggtgatagtaaatagattgactaaatcagctcattttttGCTAGTTAGaaatgactactcactggagaagctagcagagttgtatattagtgagatagttagactgtatggaatctcactttccatcatatccgatagagacccgaggttcacatccaaattttggaagaagttacatgaagctttaggcacacaactccattttagcacggcttttcatcctcagacggatggaaagttagaacgagtaatccaggtaaactttAATACCTATTGAattattacaaatattaaattgaaatgatagtaataacatgaaatatgtgataggttcttgaggatatgctgaggagttgtgttattgagtttgagggaagttgggacagatacctcctgtaacacccctcacccgactacagtatagccgagcaaagtgtgctacattcggtgccggagcaccctatcttatcttactttattcctttcatagtttgatctcattatattttaatattaattatttttcgatggagaaaccagcggagtttcccctattttattaccagttgacgtattttactatttacctgtttaaaagtttcaataatattttacaaataaaatctcatcaattattttcataaccatctcattcatatatctcaatttcatattcatttccatgcattatctatatatttcaaatctgtcttcgaatccatacaatctcattcatgctcaaatcacataagtaaaattttcaaatttctttaatttacataatttcataatttacatgatatataaattaattacatatgaaaaagctaatttattaaattacattacatttctattaattacctgctcataatctacattataatacaatatctagcattttatactaaatacaaaatatgatctatatgggccctatctacatgcattcgaggaggtgacaaccttgaatactccaccacttcgcagatccgactccaaaatctTAGTCaaggtacctgcgcgaggaaacaaatccatcgcgctaagcattgctgcttagtggtgcaataatagaacaagaaaataaaatatacaaataaagaaagaacgaagcataatttgaatatttaagaatcaatttaatttaatacaatgtgtctaatattaattatcttttgttctcatttgtttcgctttgaaagcgtttaattccgaaattcacagggataatgtacaacatacagaattaataaaaatactcagtttatatttatatggcaatagaaggtacatttaaaatatttagttaagttatacctatttttgcaactcttttatcattttacttaacaatttttatgtggtttggatcatttcataaattgtaactaattcttttgaagtcttattaactcattcatttgatttctaatatttttaattactaatagtcttaatttattttaataaattacactgcccaagtaacctacgacagactgactaaactggataacgggtcgttggctctggacaccgcggtgcctcgggccgtcataccatgggacgcagaacgtcaaccacgtatgcagtcagtatggctaaaaagccatgatatcacataatcgggcataaaagccatgaatacgggcataagagccatgaatacgggcatagagctatgaatataggcataaagcctttgcagtactgctaaaacaataccctattggcatgccaaactatccaatctgatacacatgtctaggcaatacaagggcacataatatcattaaatattaatatattatattttatgacttcattatttcatgataaatttcgattataattcatacattcatttgatcatttatatgatcacaattcacatcaattatccttttataccattgtactcaaaacatttttcttttctcatttatacattcaagaatctactcatataattacaatttttatatttcaagttgagttattaatatgttatgaattccatttgtgatgggcatataagccttaactaattattcacatcaatttggtgacttatttttcatgtttcaagtaatccataaatatttcatggatttcaaatttgtggccttaatttctttttaacaattttgactaggatgcatagtccacatttgtcatacaattctaagcatttaagcttagaattggttctaggtcttcatcttaatttactaatcattttgattactattcaccttactagtcaacccaaaatgttgacctttttatacttaatggatatattaattctaattacaccaagatcccacatttttagttttacatttgctagtattaattgccaattgcaatttaaagtcccctagatgcatttctaatttcaaattttgaattttcaagttttggtgtcactattcaccttataattgtaacaccctcccggtaactattccgtacatcctgctgttccggtgaccagtgtcggtccggacagctagaatgtccggaaaaatatttaaactaaagtgagggaccataattaactcaaatattaataagaaaaaattggtaaaaattttagaaataaaatacaaccaagttaaacgagccggtgccctagcgataggtaaccagagggaagttgcggttctcgcaacgaggagccctagacccgggaaaaattcataaaataatttttgggactccaaagaagggtcattgaggttcctatggcattagaatgccaagaaaatatttagaaaaatttttcaatcggtacagacaattttgacccgttaagccaaacggaaggcattttgctcatttcgccttcagaggtgatttttggccgacttgtccagttgagtaaataattaatatgacataaaatatgaataaacattactagaaattaaattgaaaatgagtagtgatgaaaagaaaagaaaaatgaaataaaatgccaaatatgacatattatgatgtcatttaaaaagctttctccaatcataataaaacaaccaattaattaagtaataaaagggacaaaataaagaccaaaggaaacaaaaacacagcagccatttttcccattccagccgcaccatagcaaggaagaaaccctccatttttctttttttcattcaagcttaagaaactctcaaacattacctcaaaaccctaagtcactttcactaaaattcgtcctagcaccttgcataaccttttggcagccaagaaaaggaaaggaagtgaagttttgagcttgggaaaaatctgcctacaagaggttagtgcatatatgtatttaaaactcattaattccatgatt contains these protein-coding regions:
- the LOC131183175 gene encoding uncharacterized protein LOC131183175, yielding MDPTSQRVVEEEVQSHAPPMADAGGRGEPAPLAAEAPRPEIESIEKPEARAPTRAYAMRAPMEQDAPDIIRGMFSLYDIPLHVLVDPGSTHLYICIELPMKRGIQVEESDQDILVTNPLEHSVVVNRVCKGFPFRIQGYKFSADLIELPFHEFDLILGIDWLSRHQAIVDCRLKRITLKTPENDEITVIGERADFFV